A stretch of DNA from Anopheles ziemanni chromosome 3, idAnoZiCoDA_A2_x.2, whole genome shotgun sequence:
AACTGTTTGTGATAAAGTGCCAGCGAAGCAATTGTTTgcagtaaaaagaaacaacatattcaaaacatttgatatcgatgcaaaaatgaaaaactcttATAAATAGTTAGTCCCTCTTAAGCTCTCCACAACCTGAACGCAGGTAAATAGGCATATTCCGAATCTAATTCGCACCCTGAACGAGCAAACCGAACCAACGTCCGGACGATTTTCCGTTGAGGGGAAAACTAGTGCACATACACCAGGGCGGGGAAGGAAAGAGATGCAAAGCCTTGTCCGGTGTAAACGGGCCCGGGAATTATGTTTCACGTACGCATCGATTTGCACCGGACGGCGGAAAGAGGTTGGCAAGCCGGTCAAATCGGCAACATCGTGCATCCCAGACCCTGGTTTATGCATCGTCCTCGGATGATGCGAACATGGACGGTATACCGATGCTTCGCAAGATGACCGTTCGTCTCGGGCCGTTTCCTTAAGACGGCGGCTGCGCCGTCCGCTCGGACGGAAGGCAGGGGAACCATCATAAACCGGTATGCTGCCAAACCGGTGCCCGCTCGGACCCTCCGGTTCCCTCCGTCCTGGCCGTCCGGCAATTAGAGCGTTCAGGGGGTTTCAGAAGAGACCGGGCCTGTCTCGGAAACATCGCGCGAGCCGGACTGTAGGTCGGTAGGAAGTCGGGCAAAAAGTGTGTTACGTTCGAAGAATGGACGAAacgtgtttgtttattttattttagataTTTTCTTCTGCCTCTTCTACGCGCCGTAGGTTTCTTCCTCTATTTACCTACCAGTACCGGTCCGGCGAGTGACGACCGGACCTTGATCGGGAACGTCTGCAATCGGGACACAAAAATTACCACATGATGCTTCCACCACGACGAGCATCACTGGACATTGGACGGAGCAGAAGTTGTTTTTAGCTTATCATGACCAGGGTCTTGTAACGTTCGAGACAGTTATCTTTTGAAAATGGAACAGAGTTTTGTGAGACGCCAAATAAATTACACATGTTGCTTATTCGATGTGATACAGATTAGGAGTATTTAAAGAATTGTTAAACGATTAATatgaaacgatttttaaaagaatgacctacataaaaaaaaattgtgaagGCCATAAAATAATGCAACTTAGCAACGGAGATCGGCAATGTTTATCTTTCCGCTCAACAACTCGTCGATCGTAAACCGTTCAAACGCCGCCAAACGTCGAACGTCGGAGCCGGGCCGGGGTGGGTAAAACAATAGCAAAACTTTCCCAGCTAATTATTCCTCGATCTACCCGCTCTCCATCGAACCCTTCCGCCCACCCGGCACAGCTTCCGCACCGTTGGGTTTATGATGATGAATCGTGAAAGTGAGGTTAACTGAGTgggtttgaataaaaaactaaccgggagaaaaaaatcgcCTCACAGAAACCATGCTCTCCGTAAGGCAGACCGTAGGCAAAATCGAAAGCGTTagagcagggatgtcaaacatggggcccgcgggccacatgcggcccgcaagaacattgggtgcggcccgcgacccctttgaaacaatacatcgaaagtttggatccttgagtattggctttcCTTTCaatagcaaaatatttaatgtaaatcgtatcacgaactgcgaattgcaagtGAACTGAACGattgtcaatttaaacaatttcaataagaaagtgatatgcaacattgatccacatcacgccGACATATAGCGGTTGACAACAGCAAAGGTTTTACGCAGATTTTTCTAAACAAGTGGAGaaatagtgtttatagaaaacaaacgtaatgaactacaagaccattccaaacaaaataacatatgtggagcaataagttagctattgtaattatatacctttacttttctaaaatctttaccgaaatacacaatagtgttgaactgcaacatatgtttcaataaacttgatttgaattcgttaaaatttggaaaacgattgagcgacaaaccctctcttttactcaaaattagtagattttataagaagtaatttaatatgaaaaaatgtgaaaatgtaaaacatgattgtctgttaagataaaaccacattgataagaacatatttttatcaatccaatcaattatatggtttggcccgcgaacctattttgggaggaaatgcggcccgcgaggagaaacgagtttgacatcactgcgtTAGAGCCTACCTGCTTCTTAAGTTGTTGCAAAGGGAATCGGCGCCTAGGGCATATTCGCCGTTGGAACTACTTGGGGATTTTTTTGCTCTGCTTCGCCAAATGCAAACGAACCTAATTAAGCGTTCGTCGGTCGATTGAGTTTTCCCTTCTTCGTGCACTTCGCCGGGAAAGTTTCGGAAGGAAGTTCTGCACCGAGGCAGAACATATTGAGACAACCGTGTGGGTGAAGAGTTCGTGATGCAGTTTATGTAACTTCTTTACCGTTTAaagggaaggttttttttcctgttgggGTCTTCCTCAGATATGATTGTTTTCCACCCGGTGCATAGAGCGGTCCGGCAACCGGGGGGAAAAGTAACGTTACACCTTCGACACACAGCCTTAAGCTGCAGCTGGTTTCTGCTAACCGACGACGGAATGGTGGATGCAAATGAGAGAATGGGAGTAGAGAAAAACAAGCTGCCGTTCTACGGCATTCTCGAAGCTGTTAAAGGGCAGGGATTcgataaaaaagagaaaatagtGTTAATGAAAAAACACGTTGTCTTCTTTCGGAAAAGCAGGGAGTTCTAGGCTGAAAACTCCTTCCTCCATTCGTCCCTTCCCGAGGGGTTCGCGTATCAGTGGTCCCCTGAGGCAGGGAAATGCTTTCTTCTGATTGTAACGGAATTTTGTCCCCAGTCCgcatatgtgtttgtgtgcttgtgCGTGCACTAACTGTACGTGATAAAGTGAGTAAATTGTGGCATTCCGAGGAACGGAACATCCCCGCACAAGGCCAAGGGATGCatggagagtgtgtgtgtgtgtgtgtgtgtgtgtgtgtgtgcgtgtgtgtgtttgtgtgtgaaccACAACCACCTGCAACCTGAAGATGCCCCACGAAGCTACGGTCACGCAATGGCCGTAATTTCTTCATCCGAACGGCACGGATGATAACGGACACTTCAAAAACGCGTCCCGCTGCTGCATCACACCCCGCCGGCGCACCAGACCAGCATGACTAACCGCGGTGGATGTGCCGGCGGAAACTCCCAGCCGTGACATGCTTCGAAGAAATGGCTTGCATGACGCTGACCGTTTACTCTCCGCTTGGTGGTGTTTTGAGAAGACGGTGGAGGATGCGAAAAGAATCACTGTTGCCGGAAATGCAATCGGCAGAAGTCATGTCGTGCATTTATTTTGCGCttgaggggaggaaaagaaaaagagaccCATGGGAAGGGTAAGAAATGAGCAAACTTTGTGGCTAAAATCTGTCATCTTTGCATGAccagtaaatttaaattagcaTCGCTGAGCTCATGTTTACCTTAGTCAGCATCCTTCAAAACGGAAACTGGTTAAAATTTTGCCAAATCATGAGCAACACTTTGATGCAAACATCAACTTGGAAAAACATCTCTTTGGGATTCACCACTTCAAAGCTCAAGCTGCCTTTTCCTTTTAAGTGAGGTAACAATAAATTTGTGTTTATGTTCAATCTATTTAATGCCTTTTGTCAACAACCTAATCAACTATTTCgttgataatttaattgaCTTATTCTATGCACTCTATTATACAACAGTAATAAAATCATCGCtatattcataaatttattttttaacaagaCAAGTGTCTTTGTTTCGCCTTTGTGGCATGATGTTCAAAACTAcgtattgtttttttcagttttcctAAGCAAAACCTTTCAACACGTCTCCAATATAATCACTACCATCATGGCCAAAACCCTTCTCTTCAGCGCACTGGCAAAGTCACTAGCGACAGCCGGTGATTAAATCTGCGCGGTGCTCGTCTAAGTCTGCGCCAGAAGTGGCCAAACCGGGTGGTGGCACAAGCGCTTGCACAAAGAATGTCCGCACGGGAGTAGGTGAAAGTTGATCGACATCAATAGCGATCGTGAAGAAAGTGATGGGCGTCGATGTTGTGCCCGCGATTAATGGTTGCCTGTCAAACAAGCCGGCCCCAAGCAGGAAAGAAACAGTAAGGTGTATCATGCAACATGACAACAACGCCGGGCTATTGTTTGTGGCGGGATTGTATCTGCTGCATACGTGGTGATGCATGCTGTTATGCGCTACCGTTGGCACTTCCTATCGCACTTTGAACAGTCTACTCCCTATTGTCCTACCTTACCCAGGACGAGGTTTCGTTTCAGACCGCAGCCAGGTGACGCTATTGCTGACGGATTTTGCCAAATGCATCCAACTACAACGAAATCTTTCGCTCGCGCAGTTGTTTGTTGTCGGTGAAATTATTGTTTGACTTTCTGCTGCTGCAAACTCGGCTTCAATTCTTTGGCAGTGAGTCCATCAGCGAAGGAAAACCGAAACTCCTCGTTCGTCCACGATTGGCACGATAACGGTCGTGGTTGCGCAACGTGTGCTCCAAATGACCAAAGACGGGTTCGTTTTCCAGTCGGTGAGCAGTGAAAACACGTGCCCAGCCGGCAAGCTGTGTGCTAtaatgcttttatttttcgtataacTTTACTCCCTCGGCCACGTTGGCTATGATTTATTGATAAGCAATTGTGGAAATCAAAAGTGATGGAGTTAAAAGCTTTCCGAAGGTGGCCCAAGAGGCTAAAACTTGGTACAAAAAGTGACCTCCTTAGGTTGAGAGGATAAGATATACGTTTTAAGCCAAAGCTTCGATCGTCGTTGCCTAGGGAAATCGtgatggtgttgatgatgatgatgaaatcaACCGTATGGAATGTCCATCAACTCGCTGACTAATGGATTGCTACTTATAATAATCCATTCCGCCGACGCGTTGTGACGTAGCCTTTCGTGCGACAGAAGAAATATATAACCAAGCTTCCACCCGGTGATCGACCGATCGTAGTCGCTCCGTTTATCTTACGGAACACACCAGGTAGgccagaagaaaaacataaaaaccggAACCGGAGATGAAGCCCTTGCAAATGGTAAAAAGTTTTCAGTCTATCGAGATTGAGAAACAAAACCGTCAGCGTCGATTTGAAAGATTGATTATGCGACATTTCCTGTAAGGCTAAGAAATGGGAGAACAACACCGTTGTTCAATTTTGATTCTGGTGTGAGGAAGGAAATGGGcaaaattacatttattttcaagaAAGGAATTACTTCTTCAACTCAATAATCTTTTTAAACATACATTTAAGAAGGGGTAACGGGATTAAACCAATTTTCTACGTCATATTTTTaagtaggaaaaataaagatcTGCATTGAACGTCAACGGCCAGAACcatgaacataaaaataaaattcgccAACAGTGCAATTTCCTTCTAATAACAATCATTACCCCGAACCGGGAATGGaggtttttaaaattatattcgGCTTTCCCTTCCCTTTCATCGTCAATAGTTTCTCTATTCTTCGCGCTAAAGAGCGATGAAATCGAAACGCGTCCCTAGGCGCTGCCAACGCAGCTCTAATGTACGAATTTTCCCTAATTACATGAGGTTTTCTTGCTTTTCCCGCTCCATCCCCTAGGCCTCTCCCGTCCTGCATGGTATGGAACTGCGCAAAATGAGCACcgccaagcagcagcagcagcatcagcagcagcagcaacaccagcttcagcagcagcaacgcgaAGATCGGCGGTACTCCGTGCCGCACGGGATGCACGGAACACTTCCACCCGGGGCCACCGACGATCTGCACGCCTGGTCCATCTATCGGTAAGATTAGGTTTTTTTGGGTGCAATTGCTTTTCCAAACGATCAAGTGGGAAATTTGCGCCGGGAAATCGTTGAGGAAGCATGAGAACGGATAAAACGCTGGCCAATTTGATTTGTATGCTTACTCCTCGGATACACTCGAAGAAAAGTTCTCGCCCACTTaggtaaatgtaaaaaaaagtaaaaaacattCAGAAAGAAAGCATTTCGGTGAAACCCTACGGGGGTTTTATTGCCTAAGCCACCCATTATCGGTCGAATGAAGCgggaaaacgttttttcagaATGCCCAAACGAACGGACCGGTGCGTAAAACGGTTCAGCTCGCTGCCTTCTTATTCACagttcctcccccccctcccgctACGCCAAACCGAGAGGAAAAGCTTCCCTTCTTTGGTATCGATGTGGTAAGACGGATCCGGATCGATTCGTGAGGTGGTTTGATTGTGACCTGATTTCGACGCGTTCGCTCGATTTGATCGACTTTTAGAAGCATCTCGTCAGCGATCGACCGATAGAAGGGTTGTTGGAATCGATCTATTGAGGTTTACTTACAAGTTGAAAAAAGCATAAACCCAATCTAATATTACCCAATCAGGGTTGGTCTGAGGTGCGAGctgagcaaaaacaaaccgctCGCTACTTGGCTCGTTTGGGTGGAGCcactttttgtgtttgtgtttcaatTCGGATGACAATTTTTCTCATGAGACGTCGATGGGTTTTGATCGACACTGCCCTAAAAGCGATTACCGAACGGTATTACACGATCGGCAACTATAATGACGACTTGTGGCCGTCGATCGCATTGCGTCAACTTTTAAGGCTGGCGGGAAGGTTCCCATTTGGCAACGGAACGGATACTCTCCCCGTACGATCTaatgcaggggtcggcaaagtgcggcccgcgggccaaatccggccaaaattttagtgcttcatacaaaaaacccatcccaatttttatcggatttgccaggtttgttttcttcccaaaaatgaagatgaaaattgtttaacgaggtgttccagttatatgtttatcgataacattttaaatactttatctttttccactttttataTAACTTTTGCCATTTAGAAAGTTCTTCTCTCCATAACAAAGGGGTTGTAAACATTAAAGCATCGTTTAAAGCATCCGGCCCGcgccttcggtttctcttAAATCATCTGGCTctttttggaaaacgtgtgccgatcccTGATCTAATGCTTGCGTTCCACCGCCCAATCGATTGTCTCCGCCCACGATCGTAACCTTGGCGTAAAATGTATACATATAAGACAACGACCGTTGCAAAGGCCCGCTGATCAAGCAATTCCGCCGAATCGAGACACAAAACACTGGGAAAGCATTTCCGTCGCGTCAAAGACCGTGCGTCTAGCGGCGACACAGGCGTCTAGAATCTGCACCCGCTCGGCCTGGGGGGAAAGGGTATGTCATTCACTTCGGTGACCTTCGGCGGGCCTTCCAAACGCCCTCCGATTTGCAGCAATGTGGGCCACAAGGTAGGCTACGGCGGCCTACAGCCCAAGAGACCCGCCGCGTGACACTTTACGCCGGCGAAGGTTTTACAGCGTTGTGCAACGCCAGTGGCGATGCCATTGGAATGCAAAGTGCAATTAGCCACGATGTGTTGTGGTGTGTCCAAATTGTTTGTAGCGTAGCGTTTTATTGGTTTTACGCTTGGCAAAGGGTTTCGTTTTTACTGCTCTGCTAGGTAGTAGGCTGTGGTAAAAGTGGTTAGACCACGCTAAAGGGACGGGTTCTCGCTTTTGTGGAGCATGACCTAAACATGGGCAGCGTTTGGTTTATGGTGGTGTAATTTAACAATTCAACTGTCTAAAAACACCATAAAGGGAACTCTTTGTTAGGATCTTACATATTGAATTTATCCGATACTTTATGGGGGTGGTATCGTTTGATTTAAATACTTTATAGTCACCTTCCTGGTAGCTTTCAATCATGCTCAGAGCAGTGTTGACATATCCCTACAATTACTTTCGATTTATAGCATACTGACATACCATTAATAGAAGGTCCACTCACGAACACTCCCCAACTCCCAATTGCAGCCAGAACCTAAACTCGGACTTTGCCGACTCGGCCCTCGGATCGTCGGATAAATCGCCCAAACCGTACGGCTCTCAGTATCACCAGCGGGACACGGCGATCCTGAACCATCCACGCTACGGCCCGAAGCAGAACCCGATCAACTCGAACATGTACACCTACCTCAAGTTTGGCCTACCACGGGTCTTCCCACCGAACGGTGGCCAACCGATGGCAAACGGACGACCCGGGCGCAACTCTTCCAAGGCAAACGGGCGCGGCAGAGTGAACCGGGGCTACCGGGACAGCACCGGTCCCGGCCCTGGCTCTTCCGGCTACGACAGTAGCGATAACGAAACGAATCGGGGTCGAGTGCCAGCTAATCTAAGGTGAGTTGGAAGGATGTCTTGTAGGTCGCTTTTGCTAATATGAATCGGTGTCTTTTCTCACCCTCCAGGAAGTATCGTAGTGAATCCGACTTTCGTGCGATCGGGGCGACCAATTCGCGGCCAAGCTCCCGTGCCCAGGGTATCCCACTGGCTGCGCTAAAGCAAGCCAACAGCCGCGCAAGTATAGCCGGAACGCATGTGTACAATCCGTACGCCACCAACTTGCGGCATCACAACCTGCGCTCCCAGAGCGAAGCTGATCTGCTGGCCGAGTGGGACTACGATGATTCGCCGACGTACGGCGAGACGCGACTGTATCCGGAGGACATCTATGCCACCCAAAGCCGGCGGCACTCGCTGGCCGGTCTGGTGTATCCCAACATTCAGGTGCACTGTCTGGACGTGCTGCCCGGATTGCGCGGCGTTTCGTTGCAGGCGAAGGCTGGAGATCTGTTCGCCATCATGGCCACCTCGCAGCGTGAGGGTACGGCGCTGGTGGAGGCGTTGGCCGGCGTGCGGCAACGCATGGGTGGCGAGATCCTGGTCAACGGTCAGCAGGTGAACCGGCGTATCCTGCGCCAGCTTTGTGGTTACGTCCCGGCACTCGATTCGGCACCACTCGATCCGCGTATGAGCGTCCAGAGTACGCTGTCGTTCGCAGCGGCCCTGCGAGGACCGTACGATCGTAGCGATCTGAAGGAACGCATCGACATCCTGGTGGAGGACCTCGGGCTGACGGCAGTTCGTTCGGCCAACGTGTCCCGGCTGACGCACTCGGAAAAGCAAAGACTGAACGTGGCCTGCCAGCTGCTGACGCAGGCGTCCATACTGCTGCTCGACCAGACCACGATCAATATGGACATCTTCGACACGTTCTTCCTGGTCGAGTATCTGCGCCAGTGGTGCAGTGCTGGTCGGATCGTTGTGATGACACTGCAGCCACCGACCTTCGAGATCCTCTCGATGTGTTCCggagtgctgctgctgtccggAGGTCGCACCGTTTACTCGGGCAGCCGGGCCGACCTGCCGCGCCATATGGGCCAGCTCGGATATCCTTGTCCACCGTTCAAGAACCCTGCCGACTACTACCTAGATCTGGTAACACTCGACGATCTGTCGGCAGCGGCCCTGCTCGAGTCGTCCGCTCGCATCGAGTCCCTTGCCAACTCGTGGGACCACGTCAACGCCGAACCCCCACTGGCCGCTCCCGTCGCTAACTTACCCGAGCCAACCAAGAGCGCCGGCTTCTTTGGTCAAATAAACGCCCTGGGCAAGAGGTAAGTCTCAGGCAGCGATTACCAACCTACTTCCGGATGCTAACATCCAGTATTCTTTCAGATACATGTCCTACAAGCAGCCCGGTTCTCTGCTCACCTGGATCAGCCGGTTGATTCTTGCCGCAATTCTATCCCTTTTCATCGGATGTATCTTCTGGGACGTTCCTGCGTCAGATCCACAGCTGAATCTGAACGATCGCCTGGGGTAAGGCAGTAACTCCAGCACAAGAGCACGGACAGACTGCATCTAATCCAATGTTCTATAATTATTAGCTATCACCATTGCATGATGATGGTCGCACTGTGGCCACTGTTGCTGCTTCAGATACGCGACGTCCAGGAGGACCGTCGCCACGCGGAGAAAGACCTAAAGCTGGGACTCTACGGTAGATTTCTATACATCATCATCCAGGGCACGCTGAGCGTCATGCCTAGTTTGTGCATATGGTTGGCATACCTACTACCCGCCCACAGCATGGCGGGTTTGTACTCCTACACAACCAACAACGACACCGGCATCTATCTGTATATGGGTAAGATCGAGAGACTTCCTTACACAAGTGTTCCAAAACACCCAACATACCTAATGTTCTTGACGCTTTTCGTTCACCAATAGGCTACATGCTGCTCTACCTTATGGCCATACAGACACTGGTGTTATTCATATCCCATCTGATTCCATGTGGAATAACGGCTTCGATTGTCACCACCCTGGTCCTTCTGCTTATGGCGTCCGTCGGTGGGTTCGCCGTTCATGTCGCGAACGTTCCCGAGTACCTTCGATGGATGGAGCTGCTAACTCCCCAGAAATGGCTCACTCCGCTGCTCACCGAAAGCGAGTACAGCCTCGAAACGTTGCAGAGTATCAGTAGCCAACGGCAGTGTCCAAACAAGGTGAGACATAAAGCGGTTACAGTTGAAACCGATATTATAAACATTCTATTTGTGTCTCCCCGTAGCTTCATCATCAGGATATCATCATCACGACACAGTGCCACCCACCGAACGGTACCTTCGTCCTGGCTGATCATCAGCTGCTTCCGCGTGACCACGTCCTAGACGCAACCGACATGTACGCCTCCACCGTTCTTGGGCTCTTGCTCACCTGCATAGTGTTCTTCGCCCTGACCATGTTTGTCTTCCTGCTCAACTGCCAGTCGCTGCTGCGGAAGAAGAGCGTACGCCACGGCAAGCATGGGTAGATGCAAGGAGTTCCCTTCTAGAGATTGATCAAACGTTCAGCAACAGGAGTGAAAGACTCCTACAAGTGTAAAAGTGCTAGTTAATTTTATTCCTTAATACTTTACTATCAAAACCTTCCGCGACGTTCGACAGTCCGAGTTTCGAAATTTCAACAACCCTCTTAGTCtaggatttttttgtttgttttttttttcaattgtacGGTTTTTTTTAGCTAAATAACAAACgtagtagttttttttatcaaaaaatgcTCTTACCTTAAAAATAGAGCTAAGCTAAGCAGAGAGGTACGGAGAGATGGTGCGAAACGATAGCTAAGTAGTAGAACTCGATTTTAAAGTACTAATATATCCTACGGTAGGGCAAGTGGCAGCTGGTGGAATAGGGATTAGTAaggacagaaaaaaaggaaaacacacatcTGCCACTACCcacgtacacacatacacatacgcaTACATCGCAATATATTGTAGGGACCGACCGGGTTGGCCGCGCGATCGAGTTATTATGTGACACGGCATTTAGGATGACGGTTAAGATCTATCTAGGACAACAGGAGAGCAAATGATTATCCACTTGTACGTTATCGTGTCAGATgaagattatttttattttaaataaacgaCAATGCAGTAAGTGGGAATTTGGTGTATgaatattactttttttttttaaatgtt
This window harbors:
- the LOC131284532 gene encoding ATP-binding cassette sub-family G member 8; amino-acid sequence: MELRKMSTAKQQQQHQQQQQHQLQQQQREDRRYSVPHGMHGTLPPGATDDLHAWSIYRQNLNSDFADSALGSSDKSPKPYGSQYHQRDTAILNHPRYGPKQNPINSNMYTYLKFGLPRVFPPNGGQPMANGRPGRNSSKANGRGRVNRGYRDSTGPGPGSSGYDSSDNETNRGRVPANLRKYRSESDFRAIGATNSRPSSRAQGIPLAALKQANSRASIAGTHVYNPYATNLRHHNLRSQSEADLLAEWDYDDSPTYGETRLYPEDIYATQSRRHSLAGLVYPNIQVHCLDVLPGLRGVSLQAKAGDLFAIMATSQREGTALVEALAGVRQRMGGEILVNGQQVNRRILRQLCGYVPALDSAPLDPRMSVQSTLSFAAALRGPYDRSDLKERIDILVEDLGLTAVRSANVSRLTHSEKQRLNVACQLLTQASILLLDQTTINMDIFDTFFLVEYLRQWCSAGRIVVMTLQPPTFEILSMCSGVLLLSGGRTVYSGSRADLPRHMGQLGYPCPPFKNPADYYLDLVTLDDLSAAALLESSARIESLANSWDHVNAEPPLAAPVANLPEPTKSAGFFGQINALGKRYMSYKQPGSLLTWISRLILAAILSLFIGCIFWDVPASDPQLNLNDRLGYHHCMMMVALWPLLLLQIRDVQEDRRHAEKDLKLGLYGRFLYIIIQGTLSVMPSLCIWLAYLLPAHSMAGLYSYTTNNDTGIYLYMGYMLLYLMAIQTLVLFISHLIPCGITASIVTTLVLLLMASVGGFAVHVANVPEYLRWMELLTPQKWLTPLLTESEYSLETLQSISSQRQCPNKVRHKADIIITTQCHPPNGTFVLADHQLLPRDHVLDATDMYASTVLGLLLTCIVFFALTMFVFLLNCQSLLRKKSVRHGKHG